From the genome of Bos indicus x Bos taurus breed Angus x Brahman F1 hybrid chromosome 14, Bos_hybrid_MaternalHap_v2.0, whole genome shotgun sequence, one region includes:
- the GRINA gene encoding protein lifeguard 1 isoform X2 codes for MKRVSWCLGTAILPPTLDIREGPSPPWHPTQGPLTHRPRSSHPPMASQGIPRAPAPTPKVVTRRAPTPLGATPRAPTPQGDTPRAPTPQGDTLRGHIRRAPFPPTPTDSHRPSQHRTLAHLIMGTITRRGPHPTMTTRTSLPPTGTTRASARPSSARWASGAGGVGSCAGGALSRLPPQVFLVLTLQLSVTLSTVAVFTFVGEVKGFVRENVWTYYVSYAIFFVSLIVLSCCGDFRRKHPWNLVALSILTVSLSYMVGMIASFYNTEAVIMAVGITTTVCFTVVIFSMQTRYDFTSCVGVLLVSVVVLILFAILCIFIRSRVLEIVYASLGALLFTCFLAVDTQLLLGNKQLSLSPEEYVFAALNLYTDIINIFLYILTIIGRAKE; via the exons ATGAAAAGAGTTTCTTGGTGTCTGGGGACAGCTATCCTCCCCCCAACCCTGGATATCCGGGAGGGCCCCAGCCCTCCATGGCACCCTACCCAGGGGCCCCTTACCCACAGGCCCCGTTCCAGCCATCCCCCTATGGCCAGCCAGGGTATCCCCAGGGCCCCAGCCCCTACCCCCAAGGTGGTTACCCGCAGGGCCCCTACCCCCCTGGGGGCTACCCCCAGGGCCCCTACCCCCCAGGGGGATACCCCCAGGGCCCCTACCCCCCAGGGGGATACCCTCAGGGGCCATATCCGCAGAGCCCCTTTCCCCCCAACCCCTACGGACAGCCACAGGCCTTCCCAGCACAGGACCCTGGCT CACCTCATCATGGGAACTATCACGAGGAGGGGCCCCCATCCTACTATGACAACCAGGACTTCCCTGCCACCAACTGGGACGACAAGAGCATCCGCCAGGCCTTCATCCGCAAGGTGGGCCTcgggggctgggggtgtgggcaGCTGTGCTGGCGGGGCTCTGAGCCGCCTCCCTCCCCAGGTGTTCCTGGTGCTGACCCTGCAGCTGTCCGTGACCCTGTCCACCGTGGCTGTGTTCACCTTTGTCGGGGAGGTGAAGGGCTTTGTCCGGGAGAACGTCTGGACCTACTACGTTTCCTATGCCATCTTCTTCGTCTCCCTCATTGTCCTCAGCTGCTGTGGTGACTTCCGGCGGAAGCACCCCTGGAACCTTGTTGCGCTG TCGATCCTGACTGTCAGCCTGTCCTACATGGTGGGCATGATCGCCAGCTTCTACAACACCGAGGCAGTCATCATGGCCGTAGGCATCACCACGACCGTCTGCTTCACAGTGGTCATCTTCTCCATGCAG ACCCGCTACGACTTCACGTCCTGTGTGGGCGTGCTCCTGGTGAGCGTGGTGGTGCTCATCCTGTTTGCCATCCTCTGCATCTTCATCCGGAGCCGCGTCCTGGAGATTGTGTACGCCTCGCTGGGCGCTCTGCTGTTCACCTGT TTCCTGGCAGTGGACACTCAGCTGCTGCTGGGGAACAAGCAGCTGTCCCTGAGCCCAGAGGAGTATGTGTTTGCTGCGCTGAACCTCTACACGGACATCATCAACATCTTCCTGTACATTCTCACCATCATTGGCCGCGCCAAGGAGTAG
- the GRINA gene encoding protein lifeguard 1 isoform X1, producing the protein MSHEKSFLVSGDSYPPPNPGYPGGPQPSMAPYPGAPYPQAPFQPSPYGQPGYPQGPSPYPQGGYPQGPYPPGGYPQGPYPPGGYPQGPYPPGGYPQGPYPQSPFPPNPYGQPQAFPAQDPGSPHHGNYHEEGPPSYYDNQDFPATNWDDKSIRQAFIRKVFLVLTLQLSVTLSTVAVFTFVGEVKGFVRENVWTYYVSYAIFFVSLIVLSCCGDFRRKHPWNLVALSILTVSLSYMVGMIASFYNTEAVIMAVGITTTVCFTVVIFSMQTRYDFTSCVGVLLVSVVVLILFAILCIFIRSRVLEIVYASLGALLFTCFLAVDTQLLLGNKQLSLSPEEYVFAALNLYTDIINIFLYILTIIGRAKE; encoded by the exons ATGTCCCATGAAAAGAGTTTCTTGGTGTCTGGGGACAGCTATCCTCCCCCCAACCCTGGATATCCGGGAGGGCCCCAGCCCTCCATGGCACCCTACCCAGGGGCCCCTTACCCACAGGCCCCGTTCCAGCCATCCCCCTATGGCCAGCCAGGGTATCCCCAGGGCCCCAGCCCCTACCCCCAAGGTGGTTACCCGCAGGGCCCCTACCCCCCTGGGGGCTACCCCCAGGGCCCCTACCCCCCAGGGGGATACCCCCAGGGCCCCTACCCCCCAGGGGGATACCCTCAGGGGCCATATCCGCAGAGCCCCTTTCCCCCCAACCCCTACGGACAGCCACAGGCCTTCCCAGCACAGGACCCTGGCT CACCTCATCATGGGAACTATCACGAGGAGGGGCCCCCATCCTACTATGACAACCAGGACTTCCCTGCCACCAACTGGGACGACAAGAGCATCCGCCAGGCCTTCATCCGCAAG GTGTTCCTGGTGCTGACCCTGCAGCTGTCCGTGACCCTGTCCACCGTGGCTGTGTTCACCTTTGTCGGGGAGGTGAAGGGCTTTGTCCGGGAGAACGTCTGGACCTACTACGTTTCCTATGCCATCTTCTTCGTCTCCCTCATTGTCCTCAGCTGCTGTGGTGACTTCCGGCGGAAGCACCCCTGGAACCTTGTTGCGCTG TCGATCCTGACTGTCAGCCTGTCCTACATGGTGGGCATGATCGCCAGCTTCTACAACACCGAGGCAGTCATCATGGCCGTAGGCATCACCACGACCGTCTGCTTCACAGTGGTCATCTTCTCCATGCAG ACCCGCTACGACTTCACGTCCTGTGTGGGCGTGCTCCTGGTGAGCGTGGTGGTGCTCATCCTGTTTGCCATCCTCTGCATCTTCATCCGGAGCCGCGTCCTGGAGATTGTGTACGCCTCGCTGGGCGCTCTGCTGTTCACCTGT TTCCTGGCAGTGGACACTCAGCTGCTGCTGGGGAACAAGCAGCTGTCCCTGAGCCCAGAGGAGTATGTGTTTGCTGCGCTGAACCTCTACACGGACATCATCAACATCTTCCTGTACATTCTCACCATCATTGGCCGCGCCAAGGAGTAG